In a single window of the Solea solea chromosome 14, fSolSol10.1, whole genome shotgun sequence genome:
- the zgc:174917 gene encoding L-threonyl-[L-threonyl-carrier protein] 4-chlorinase, whose protein sequence is MTTSVPKHQEVYNQQGFLSPLPVLNETELREARHAFSELEKELGEDYTQYSLHNVHLQYPWVMGLTKHPHVLEVVKAVLGPDVILLDSRFICKYPVLKPADVQENDRGEAKPDGKNEANVLPYVAWHQDMRYWGIAGGPVLSVWLALDDSQKENGALQVIPGSHCSGMLPHRQAIRPGNMLSVNQEIPEELVQADDAVFCPLLAGQMSVHDGLLVHASDPNISPRRRCGFVIRYVPTCAYPVQDPDRPRKFHATMLACGEDRFNHFSDR, encoded by the exons ATGACTACATCCGTACCAAAGCACCAGGAGGTCTACAACCAGCAGGGCTTTCTCTCACCACTGCCTGTGTTGAATGAGACAGAGCTGAGGGAGGCCAGACATGCCTTTTCTGAGCTGGAGAAGGAATTAG GTGAGGACTACACCCAGTACAGCCTCCACAATGTCCACCTTCAGTATCCATGGGTGATGGGCCTGACCAAACACCCCCATGTCCTGGAGGTGGTCAAAGCCGTCCTGGGTCCGGACGTCATCCTGCTCGACTCGCGCTTCATCTGCAAATATCCAGTCCTCAAACCAGCCGACGTGCAGGAGAATGACAGAGGAGAAGCCAAACCTGACGGGAAGAATGAGGCAAATGTGCTTCCATATGTGGCCTGGCATCAGGATATGAG GTATTGGGGAATTGCCGGTGGCCCTGTTCTGTCTGTGTGGCTCGCTTTAGATGACTCACAGAAGGAAAACGGTGCCCTTCAGGTTATTCCAG GCAGCCACTGCTCCGGCATGTTGCCCCATCGCCAAGCCATCCGCCCTGGAAACATGTTGTCAGTCAACCAGGAGATCCCAGAGGAGCTGGTGCAGGCTGATGACGCTGTGTTCTGCCCTCTTTTAGCCGGACAGATGTCT GTCCATGACGGGCTTCTCGTGCATGCCAGCGATCCCAACATATCCCCAAGGAGGCGCTGTGGGTTTGTGATTCGTTATGTTCCCACCTGTGCTTACCCTGTACAG GATCCAGATCGTCCCAGGAAATTTCATGCCACAATGTTGGCCTGTGGAGAAGATCGTTTCAATCATTTCTCCGAcagatga
- the si:ch211-153b23.5 gene encoding glutamine amidotransferase-like class 1 domain-containing protein 3, mitochondrial, whose protein sequence is MAKRVAVILSGCGVYDGTEIHEASAVLVHLSRAGAKVQMFAPNADQMHVVNHCDGKPTEEKRNILQESARIARGEVTDLAKLDVSAFDAAIIPGGFGVAKNLSDFAVKNKECTIQPHLEKLLKAFHKAGKPLGMCCISPILAAKILPGCELTVGQDKECEKWPYAQTAGVVKEMGCKYVNKDVGEAHVDVKNKLVTTCAFMCNAPIHNIFDGIGILVKETLKLA, encoded by the exons ATGGCAAAGCGCGTCGCAGTAATTCTCTCCGGCTGTGGTGTCTACGACGGCACGGAAATCCACGAGGCCTCTGCTGTCCTCGTCCACCTGAGTCGCGCAGGGGCAAAA GTGCAGATGTTTGCTCCAAATGCAGATCAGATGCATGTTGTGAATCACTGTGATGGCAAACCgacagaagagaaaagaaacatccTGCAGGAAAGTGCCCGCATTGCCAGGGGGGAAGTCACTGATCTGGCCAAGTTGGATGTGTCAGCATTTGACGCGGCCATCATCCCAG GGGGTTTTGGTGTGGCTAAGAACCTGAGTGACTTTGCAGTGAAGAATAAGGAGTGCACCATCCAACCACATCTGGAGAAGCTCCTCAAGGCATTCCACAAAGCTGGAAAACCACTGGGCATGTGCTGCATCTCCCCCATCCTCGCCGCCAAAATCCTGCCAGGCTGCGAGCTCACTGTGGGACAGGACAAAGAGTGTGAAAA GTGGCCGTATGCTCAGACAGCAGGTGTCGTCAAGGAGATGGGCTGCAAGTATGTGAATAAGGACGTGGGAGAAGCTCATGTCGatgtcaaaaacaaactggTCACCACCTGTGCCTTCATGTGCAATGCTCCCATTCACAACATCTTTGACGGAATAGGTATCCTCGTTAAAGAGACACTGAAACTGGCTTAA
- the si:ch211-153b23.4 gene encoding uncharacterized protein si:ch211-153b23.4 produces the protein MTACHSLHVSVGILGISGGSLLLLVNNYASSPDKDFISHTALGILLLIIAALLAYAGVCRSLSHVQLFSSLCLTVSGLWCGSGLVYVLVGQEVLPATELRSSLVPGLAAFTVALLIIGSVALLVKKAVLSVIALGISLACAHQIAGLSAAGFGQSATAANYLLVCGVGVYFGFGRLLSTITHGKVEPPGTGLKGKAELKTEQNHGCNDAVAVGVVMNLLSASVLACPLLGVVPQLSTGHVPWLWTAGVFQIGMCVLFYRAMDTLAATFYGFTALLKFAEGYCALLSFYSIQPLSPVPFPVVFSVLFFILALFSCQKSLLEGLYQLFFAAYCIAIAVQPQGFHQGGTQGVQAAIFVASAIMLFITTFNMVSATVIPTGRGYFKALVNRMQGLTLRVHDKELHTPHLGYSKYADAEVLGHACNVLAAFAVTATVGDRNPLSVLVLPWVVVAGGALQLLCGSVAFARGKTFESTVFILYGVMWTVWGLTRYGGLYGETRGFNVAVGIISFMLFNFLVTAAALFLNVAWFAYAFTFQLILISFLLDAVGALPYGYDIGVTIIFGLISFYCFLGHIFNGTFQSPQIPLGKPLVKLSGVGGGNNICPHVPARKVSSVQQIAEIMKNGGICGMPTDTVYVLVAACNRPDAVVKAFKVKKQAQDRPMSMWISSIKQLEPVRHLLSPLLLDFMEAAWPSSISMVIPRGPWMDILGLEDAAKHIGTPQSIAIRNPDCAVATHLMHLVGPIAVTSANPTGEADTTHHNQVYAKLGDKVDGVLCDGPSPENIASTVVDCTKIETGHIGFFRVGLIPKSKVLQIFEEVQRRHRQGLTNPAFEDELPLPDTHLSSGAHNTSESGMGSENSTPPSASPEQSPDLRNDSL, from the exons ATGACTGCATGCCACTCACTACACGTGTCCGTGGGCATCCTCGGCATCTCTGGCG GTTCTCTCCTTCTGTTGGTGAACAACTATGCCAGCTCACCTGACAAAGACTTCATCTCCCATACTGCACTTGGGATTCTGCTCCTCATCATCGCAGCCCTCTTAGCTTATGCAG GTGTCTGTCGCAGTCTGTCCCACGTCCAGCTGTTTTCGTCCCTGTGTCTTACCGTCTCTGGCCTGTGGTGTGGTTCAGGTCTGGTGTATGTCCTGGTGGGACAGGAAGTGCTGCCGGCCACAGAGCTGAGATCGTCTCTGGTTCCCGGTCTGGCAGCGTTTACTGTCGCTCTGCTCATCATTGGCAGCGTCGCACTTTTAGTAAAGAAAGCAGTGCTGTCTGTTATAGCTCTTGGTATTAGCTTAGCATGTGCCCATCAAATTGCCGGTCTGTCTGCTGCAGGGTTTGGTCAGTCTGCCACTGCTGCCAACTACCTGCTGGTGTGTGGCGTTGGTGTTTACTTTGGTTTTGGGCGTCTGCTCTCCACTATTACTCACGGTAAAGTGGAGCCTCCAGGAACAGGTCTGAAGGGAAAAGCTGAgctgaaaacagagcagaacCACGGGTGTAATGATGCAGTGGCAGTGGGTGTGGTGATGAACTTGTTGTCTGCCTCTGTGTTAGCCTGTCCCCTGTTAGGTGTGGTCCCCCAGCTCTCCACTGGACACGTCCCCTGGCTGTGGACAGCTGGAGTCTTCCAGATTGGCATGTGTGTCCTCTTTTACAGAGCCATGGACACACTGGCTGCCACTTTTTATGGCTTCACAGCTCTTTTAAAATTTGCAGAGGGTTACTGCGCTCTCTTGTCATTCTACTCGATTCAGCCTTTGTCCCCTGTTCCCTTCCCTGTTGTCTTCTCTGTGCTTTTCTTCATTCTGGCTCTGTTCAGCTGTCAGAAGAGCTTGCTGGAGGGACTGTACCAGTTATTCTTTGCAGCATATTGTATTGCCATTGCAGTCCAGCCTCAAGGTTTCCACCAAGGAGGCACTCAGGGTGTACAGGCAGCTATATTTGTAGCCTCTGCCATCATGCTTTTCATTACCACATTTAACATGGTCTCCGCTACCGTGATTCCCACAGGGCGAGGCTATTTCAAGGCTTTAGTAAACAGAATGCAGGGTCTTACGCTCAGAGTGCATGATAAAGAGCTGCACACTCCCCACCTGGGCTACtccaaatatgcagatgcagagGTGTTAGGCCATGCGTGCAATGTGTTGGCTGCTTTTGCTGTCACAGCCACAGTCGGGGACAGAAATCCTCTGTCTGTGCTGGTTCTGCCCTGGGTGGTGGTGGCTGGCGGGGCACTCCAGCTGCTCTGTGGCTCAGTAGCTTTTGCTCGGGGAAAAACCTTTGAGAGCACAGTTTTCATTCTCTACGGCGTGATGTGGACAGTGTGGGGGTTGACTCGATACGGTGGCCTGTACGGCGAAACCAGAGGTTTTAACGTGGCTGTCGGGATCATTAGCTTCATGCTCTTTAACTTTTTAGTGACAGCTGCGGCACTGTTTCTCAATGTCGCCTGGTTTGCCTATGCCTTCACCTTCCAGCTCATCCTCATTAGCTTCCTGCTGGACGCAGTGGGTGCGCTGCCCTATGGTTATGACATAGGCGTCACCATCATCTTTGGTCTCATcagtttttattgtttcctGGGCCACATTTTCAACGGCACCTTCCAGTCCCCCCAGATCCCCTTAGGGAAACCTTTAGTCAAGCTGAGTGGTGTTGGGGGAGGCAACAATATTTGTCCACATGTACCGGCACGCAAGGTCTCATCCGTCCAGCAGATTGCAG aaatcatgaaaaatggTGGCATATGTGGAATGCCCACTGACACCGTCTATGTGCTGGTGGCAGCTTGCAACAGGCCTGATGCGGTTGTCAAAGCTTTCAA GGTGAAGAAGCAGGCACAGGACCGGCCCATGTCCATGTGGATCTCCTCCATCAAGCAGCTGGAGCCAGTGCGGCACCTGCTCAGCCCTTTGCTGCTGGACTTCATGGAGGCGGCGTGGCCCTCCTCCATCAGCATGGTTATACCCAGAG GTCCATGGATGGACATTCTCGGTTTGGAAGATGCTGCCAAACACATAGGAACTCCACAAAGCATTGCTATCAGAAACCCTGACTGTGCTGTGGCCACCCACCTCATGCATCTG gtggGGCCCATTGCAGTAACTTCAGCCAACCCCACAGGCGAGGCAGACACAACTCACCACAACCAGGTTTACGCCAAACTGGGAGACAAG GTGGATGGTGTTCTATGTGACGGCCCCTCCCCAGAGAACATTGCATCTACTGTGGTTGACTGCACTAAGATTGAAACAGGACATATTGGTTTCTTCAGAGTGGGCCTCATTCCGAAATCCAAG GTCCTTCAGATCTTTGAGGAGGTTCAGAGGAGACACAGGCAGGGGCTGACCAATCCCGCATTTGAGGACGAGCTACCTCTGCCAGATACACACCTAAGTTCAGGAGCGCACAACACATCAGAGTCAGGGATGGGAAGTGAAAACTCAACACCACCCAGTGCATCACCTGAACAAAGTCCAGATCTGAGAAATGACTCTTTGTGA